The following are encoded in a window of Chloroflexota bacterium genomic DNA:
- the groL gene encoding chaperonin GroEL (60 kDa chaperone family; promotes refolding of misfolded polypeptides especially under stressful conditions; forms two stacked rings of heptamers to form a barrel-shaped 14mer; ends can be capped by GroES; misfolded proteins enter the barrel where they are refolded when GroES binds), translated as MAKQLVFSEEARRKLQKGVDVLASAVITTLGPKGRNVALDRKFGSPTITHDGVTVAKEIELEDPFENMGAQLLKEAATKTNDIAGDGTTTSTVLAHAIVTEGMKNMAAGANPMLLKLGIEAAAKAVSEEISKQAHEVTTREEIGNVASISAQDRSIGELIADVMDKVGKDGVITVEESKGLQFETEYVEGMQFDRGYLSPYFVTDPETMESKIEEPYLLIHDKKISVAQDMLPVLEKLVQLGKRELVIIAEDIDGEALATLVLNKLRGMLNVLAIKAPGFGDRRKAMLQDIAILTGGTVITEEMGRKLESVTLEDLGRAEIVVSTKDDTTIVSGKGDAGAIKGRIDQIRVEIDKSSSDYDREKLQERLAKLSGGVAIIRVGAATETELKEKKHRVEDALSATRAAVEDGIVPGGGVALINATKALEDLKMDYTDAQIGVTIVKAALSVPMRKIAANAGKDGSVIIENVRRMQAEKKDINIGYNVLSEEYVNMVKAGVIDPAKVTRGALENAASIAAMILTTEALITDIPEAEPAMPGGAGGMGGMGGMGGMM; from the coding sequence ATGGCAAAGCAATTAGTTTTTTCTGAAGAAGCTCGCCGCAAACTTCAGAAGGGTGTTGACGTTCTGGCGAGTGCAGTAATTACCACGTTAGGCCCCAAGGGCCGCAACGTTGCGTTGGATCGAAAGTTCGGCAGCCCCACCATCACCCACGACGGTGTGACTGTTGCAAAAGAGATCGAGCTGGAAGACCCCTTTGAGAATATGGGCGCCCAGTTGCTCAAAGAAGCAGCTACCAAAACCAATGACATCGCCGGTGACGGCACCACCACCTCCACCGTTTTGGCGCACGCCATTGTGACCGAAGGTATGAAGAATATGGCCGCCGGTGCCAACCCCATGCTGCTCAAGCTGGGTATTGAAGCCGCCGCCAAAGCCGTTTCGGAAGAGATCAGCAAGCAGGCTCACGAAGTGACCACTCGCGAAGAGATTGGTAACGTGGCTTCGATTTCTGCTCAGGATCGCTCGATTGGCGAGTTGATTGCGGATGTGATGGACAAAGTCGGCAAAGACGGCGTTATCACGGTTGAAGAGTCCAAAGGTTTGCAGTTTGAGACCGAATATGTTGAAGGTATGCAGTTTGACCGTGGCTACCTTTCGCCTTATTTTGTCACCGACCCCGAAACAATGGAATCCAAGATCGAAGAACCGTATTTGTTGATCCACGATAAGAAAATCTCTGTTGCACAGGACATGCTCCCCGTGCTGGAGAAACTGGTACAGTTGGGCAAACGCGAGTTGGTTATTATCGCCGAAGATATTGACGGCGAAGCCCTGGCGACCCTGGTACTGAATAAATTGCGCGGTATGCTCAATGTATTGGCTATCAAAGCCCCCGGATTTGGCGACCGCCGCAAAGCCATGTTGCAGGATATTGCAATCCTCACTGGCGGCACTGTGATTACCGAAGAAATGGGCCGCAAGCTGGAAAGCGTAACCCTCGAAGATTTGGGTCGTGCTGAAATTGTTGTTTCAACCAAAGACGACACCACGATTGTTAGCGGCAAGGGCGATGCTGGCGCGATCAAGGGCCGCATCGATCAGATCCGTGTCGAAATCGACAAGAGCAGCAGCGACTACGACCGCGAAAAACTGCAAGAACGCTTGGCGAAACTTTCCGGCGGCGTAGCCATCATTCGTGTTGGCGCCGCTACCGAGACCGAATTGAAAGAAAAGAAACACCGTGTTGAAGATGCTCTCTCTGCGACCCGCGCGGCCGTTGAAGATGGTATCGTCCCCGGTGGTGGCGTAGCGCTGATCAATGCCACGAAAGCTCTTGAAGACCTGAAAATGGATTACACCGACGCTCAGATTGGTGTCACGATTGTAAAAGCTGCTCTGTCCGTTCCGATGCGCAAAATCGCTGCCAATGCTGGCAAAGACGGCTCTGTAATTATCGAGAACGTCCGCCGTATGCAGGCCGAAAAGAAAGACATCAATATTGGCTACAATGTGCTCTCTGAAGAGTATGTCAATATGGTCAAAGCCGGTGTGATTGATCCCGCAAAAGTCACCCGCGGTGCGCTCGAAAATGCGGCTTCGATTGCCGCGATGATCCTGACCACCGAAGCCCTGATCACCGACATCCCTGAAGCTGAACCGGCTATGCCCGGTGGCGCTGGCGGCATGGGTGGTATGGGCGGCATGGGCGGCATGATGTAG
- a CDS encoding co-chaperone GroES, protein MAISLKPLGDRVVLEAVEQEATTASGLVLPDTAKEKSQQGKVLAVGPDIEGEISVDDVVLYAKYAGTEVKIEGNAVLILSEADILALVK, encoded by the coding sequence ATGGCTATATCCCTAAAACCCTTAGGCGACCGCGTTGTGTTGGAAGCCGTTGAGCAAGAAGCTACGACCGCCAGCGGTCTGGTTCTGCCCGATACGGCGAAAGAAAAATCACAGCAAGGTAAAGTTTTGGCTGTTGGTCCCGACATCGAGGGAGAAATCTCTGTTGATGATGTTGTGCTCTACGCCAAGTATGCTGGTACCGAAGTAAAAATCGAAGGTAACGCAGTCCTCATCCTGAGTGAAGCGGACATTCTGGCCCTGGTTAAATAA
- a CDS encoding tetratricopeptide repeat protein: MDRHLTGKGLNFRPPGPQINFTRMLIWLGMIGVGIWGISQIGIGPEFRIQPMFLPTPTATRTANSYLMAAEAYFSAGKIDDPNAIDAIDAYRLGLELDPENPQARAELARLLTYSTRLLSTNAAQLARLEEALVESSRAVELAPDDSTVQAIHALVLDWNASYANTADERRDLLTRAEQTASFAYNLDPNNVLALAYYAEVLLDQGKLAQAQQHAQEAVTLGPELMDTHRVYATVLETFGQYRVAIEEYEKAAAINPNLTFLYIQIGVIYRELQVYDVALEQFDKAIAINEANGVQDPLPYIAIAKTYSRMGEFFVAALNGEKALSFNPTDPNTYGQLGDIYVRSRNYEGAMPVLKCAVLGCAADENEVGGVDVVGLELTNLEVGFYYARYASVLAALSRPGQNYCPQVQPVLDELRRAFPDSPPLMGIVEENEAICRLIATTPQP; encoded by the coding sequence ATGGATCGTCACCTTACCGGAAAAGGACTCAACTTCCGTCCCCCTGGGCCACAAATCAATTTCACTCGCATGCTGATCTGGCTTGGGATGATCGGTGTTGGTATCTGGGGTATCTCGCAAATTGGGATTGGCCCCGAATTTCGCATTCAGCCCATGTTTTTGCCCACGCCGACGGCCACACGCACGGCAAATTCCTACCTGATGGCTGCTGAGGCCTATTTTAGCGCCGGGAAGATTGATGATCCGAATGCCATTGATGCGATTGACGCCTATCGATTGGGATTGGAACTAGACCCGGAGAACCCCCAGGCGCGGGCTGAACTGGCGCGGTTATTAACATACTCGACGCGGCTGCTCTCAACCAATGCAGCCCAGTTGGCACGTCTGGAAGAAGCGTTGGTCGAAAGTTCCCGGGCAGTGGAATTAGCACCCGATGATAGTACAGTTCAAGCCATCCATGCCCTGGTGCTGGATTGGAACGCCTCTTACGCCAACACCGCCGACGAGCGCCGCGACCTGCTCACCAGAGCCGAGCAAACCGCCAGCTTTGCCTATAATCTTGACCCCAATAATGTTCTGGCATTGGCCTATTATGCCGAGGTATTGCTCGATCAGGGCAAATTAGCCCAGGCGCAGCAACACGCCCAGGAGGCTGTTACGCTGGGGCCGGAGTTGATGGATACACACCGGGTTTACGCCACCGTGCTAGAGACCTTTGGGCAATATCGCGTGGCGATTGAGGAATATGAAAAAGCAGCCGCGATTAATCCCAATCTGACTTTTTTGTATATTCAAATTGGGGTCATCTACCGCGAGCTTCAAGTCTACGATGTGGCGCTGGAGCAATTCGACAAGGCCATTGCTATTAACGAGGCCAACGGAGTGCAAGATCCGCTGCCCTATATTGCGATTGCCAAAACCTATTCGCGCATGGGCGAATTCTTTGTCGCTGCGCTGAACGGAGAGAAGGCGCTCAGTTTCAATCCAACTGACCCAAATACCTACGGTCAACTGGGGGATATTTATGTGCGCTCGCGCAACTACGAGGGGGCCATGCCCGTGCTGAAGTGCGCTGTTTTGGGCTGCGCTGCCGACGAAAATGAAGTCGGCGGGGTGGATGTGGTGGGGCTGGAACTCACCAACCTGGAAGTAGGCTTCTACTATGCGCGCTATGCCTCTGTGCTGGCCGCGTTGAGCCGCCCAGGGCAAAACTATTGTCCGCAGGTGCAGCCCGTACTGGACGAGTTGCGCCGCGCTTTTCCGGATAGCCCCCCTCTGATGGGGATTGTGGAAGAGAATGAAGCCATCTGTCGTTTGATCGCGACAACCCCGCAGCCTTAG
- a CDS encoding tetratricopeptide repeat protein codes for MRRKRRKRANPWRVIMLLLLITAVLYVNKIVVPTTPPLFISTPTATISPESFANQAESLYTEGKLNQAIDAYEKAILSDPENSSYYVALSRVQILAGRYDEGLENAELALLRNSDNPVAHAMRAWAMDFKGNILEAEAAVKRAIELDANSALAHAVYAEILVDKGDFDGAAEESRLALDLNPNLMEARRARGYVLYWTSNYDLAIEEYQAALAINNRIPNLHMMLGYTYAAIGEYDSSVESFNQANALNPDDPAPDYEASRVYFTIGEFAQAVQYAEQAVADDPGNASLQGNLGIMYAKNNELNRAITHLTLAVQGGVTEDGAVVEGITISYQLRAVELYSIYGLTLARLNRCGEAIPVFQTMLATVADNDIAVFNAEAGLEICQVGAAEPTPTLEGPPDS; via the coding sequence ATGCGGCGTAAACGCCGTAAGCGCGCCAATCCCTGGCGCGTGATTATGTTACTGCTGTTGATCACAGCAGTGCTTTATGTTAACAAGATCGTGGTGCCAACTACCCCACCGTTATTTATCTCTACCCCTACCGCAACCATCAGCCCGGAATCATTTGCGAACCAGGCCGAATCGTTGTACACCGAAGGCAAGCTTAACCAGGCGATTGACGCATACGAGAAAGCTATCCTCTCCGATCCGGAGAATTCATCCTATTATGTTGCCCTGTCGCGAGTGCAGATTTTGGCAGGACGCTACGACGAAGGCCTGGAAAACGCCGAACTGGCCCTGTTGCGTAACTCGGATAATCCCGTAGCTCACGCCATGCGCGCCTGGGCAATGGATTTTAAGGGCAACATACTTGAGGCCGAAGCCGCAGTCAAGCGGGCAATTGAGTTGGATGCGAACAGCGCCCTTGCTCATGCTGTGTATGCTGAAATTCTGGTAGATAAAGGCGATTTCGACGGCGCGGCAGAAGAATCGCGGTTGGCATTAGATTTAAACCCCAACTTGATGGAAGCCCGCCGGGCGCGTGGCTACGTGCTTTATTGGACCAGCAACTATGATTTGGCGATCGAAGAATATCAGGCTGCGCTGGCGATTAACAATCGCATTCCCAACCTGCACATGATGCTGGGATACACGTATGCTGCCATTGGCGAGTACGATAGTTCTGTAGAGAGCTTCAATCAGGCCAATGCGCTGAACCCCGATGATCCCGCTCCCGATTATGAGGCCTCACGCGTTTATTTTACGATTGGTGAATTTGCCCAGGCTGTACAATATGCCGAACAGGCCGTCGCTGATGATCCTGGTAATGCCAGCCTGCAAGGCAACCTGGGGATCATGTATGCCAAGAATAACGAGCTAAACCGAGCCATTACCCATTTAACCCTGGCTGTGCAGGGCGGCGTTACTGAAGATGGCGCTGTTGTTGAGGGCATCACGATTTCATACCAACTGCGCGCGGTCGAATTATATTCAATTTACGGACTCACATTGGCACGGCTAAACCGCTGCGGTGAAGCTATCCCTGTTTTTCAGACTATGCTTGCCACGGTAGCTGATAACGATATTGCCGTATTCAACGCCGAAGCGGGGCTGGAAATCTGCCAGGTGGGGGCCGCCGAACCAACGCCTACATTAGAAGGGCCGCCCGATTCTTAA
- a CDS encoding diguanylate cyclase, with translation MTFAFTPHIWPIVVSSSILMVLVMATIRHRHEVSARLFLGLLLALLIWSVSFIIEILGVELSTKIFWANIQFIGITAIPIFFLMLVARFSGHERSIRPILYALILLAVISNIIIWTDNFHHWFRGQPYIDLIAGPFPVLVNDYALWFYYILAPLSYLGHIIILVLLFRNFRGSKKTYQSQTIALFVSLLIPLVVDLLYVLGITPIPNFNFAPAAFSISGMLIAWALFRYQLFDLVPLAHSIIIENLAESMIVLDVKNRIIELNRSASAVLQIPVNQAIGQLAEDAVWFWDELDPHIEDIQPIAITKEQGGQQHYEALLTPIKRKNKATVGLVLTLRDITAQYELLQKTKQLAISDPLTGIYNRRHFFSLLQQELERARRQHSPLAVMMFDIDDFKAINDQYGHAAGDQVLIETVQLCQQHLRAYDVMSRYGGDEFAIYLPQTDLELASHVARRLCASIRAHIIQSNHHSFQRTVSIGVAACSCKQQDSADSLMAIADKALYQAKQNGKDQIATEQTPKSEVPIRPHRL, from the coding sequence ATGACCTTCGCATTCACGCCTCACATCTGGCCGATTGTCGTCTCATCGAGTATTCTCATGGTGTTAGTGATGGCTACCATACGCCATCGACATGAGGTATCTGCGCGTTTGTTTTTAGGCTTATTGCTGGCCTTGCTAATTTGGTCGGTGAGCTTTATCATCGAAATATTGGGGGTAGAACTCAGCACAAAAATCTTTTGGGCCAATATTCAATTCATTGGTATTACTGCCATCCCGATCTTTTTTCTAATGCTCGTCGCCCGCTTTTCGGGGCATGAGCGCAGCATTCGTCCGATTCTGTACGCTCTGATCCTGCTCGCTGTGATTTCCAATATCATCATCTGGACCGATAACTTTCACCACTGGTTCCGCGGACAACCCTATATCGATTTGATTGCAGGGCCATTCCCTGTGCTGGTGAATGATTATGCCCTCTGGTTCTATTATATTCTGGCGCCATTATCCTATCTTGGGCATATCATTATTCTGGTGCTTTTGTTTCGCAATTTTCGTGGCTCAAAAAAAACCTATCAAAGCCAGACCATCGCGTTATTTGTTAGCCTTCTCATCCCGCTAGTGGTCGATTTGCTTTATGTGTTAGGGATTACGCCAATCCCCAACTTCAACTTTGCCCCTGCCGCTTTTAGCATTTCGGGGATGTTAATTGCCTGGGCGTTGTTTCGCTATCAACTATTTGATCTGGTGCCATTGGCGCATAGTATTATCATCGAGAATCTGGCCGAGAGCATGATTGTGCTGGATGTAAAAAATCGGATCATTGAGCTAAACCGCAGCGCCAGCGCCGTTCTCCAAATTCCTGTCAATCAGGCCATTGGGCAATTGGCCGAGGATGCCGTGTGGTTTTGGGACGAGCTGGACCCCCACATAGAAGATATTCAGCCCATCGCGATTACGAAAGAGCAAGGCGGACAGCAACATTATGAAGCGCTGCTAACCCCCATCAAGCGCAAGAACAAAGCCACTGTTGGTCTGGTACTCACGCTCCGCGATATTACGGCGCAATACGAACTGCTTCAAAAAACCAAACAACTGGCAATTTCCGATCCGTTGACTGGCATCTACAACCGCCGTCACTTTTTTAGCCTGCTTCAGCAAGAATTAGAACGCGCCCGGCGCCAACATTCCCCATTGGCGGTGATGATGTTCGATATTGATGATTTCAAAGCCATCAACGACCAATACGGCCATGCCGCCGGCGACCAGGTGCTCATCGAAACCGTTCAGCTTTGCCAACAGCATCTGCGCGCATACGATGTGATGAGCCGCTATGGCGGTGATGAATTTGCCATCTACCTGCCCCAAACCGATCTCGAATTAGCCTCGCACGTTGCCCGGCGACTGTGCGCATCCATCCGGGCACACATCATCCAATCCAATCACCACAGTTTTCAGCGCACAGTCAGCATCGGCGTGGCCGCGTGTTCCTGTAAGCAACAAGATTCCGCCGACAGCTTGATGGCAATTGCCGACAAAGCGCTATATCAGGCCAAGCAAAACGGAAAAGACCAAATCGCCACCGAGCAGACCCCCAAGTCGGAAGTCCCTATTCGCCCACATCGGCTATAA
- the trmD gene encoding tRNA (guanosine(37)-N1)-methyltransferase TrmD: protein MRFDVFTLIPESLEPYLNSSILKRAAERNLVEFHLHNIRDWATDKHHVTDDIPYGGGGGMVMKPDPMFNAVEEVTGTPPTCPVVLLTPQGRLFSQAVAHELAAHPRIALIAGRYEGLDERVRQHLVTDEISIGDYVLTGGELPALVLIDAITRLLPDVLGDPKAPQKDSHAKGLLEHPHYTRPAEFRGWGVPDILRSGDHARIDRWRREQSLLRTLERRPDMLESAILTDEDRKFLNQLKVEN, encoded by the coding sequence ATGCGTTTTGACGTTTTTACCCTGATCCCCGAATCGCTTGAACCCTATCTCAACAGCAGCATCCTCAAACGCGCCGCCGAGCGCAATCTGGTGGAATTTCACCTGCACAATATCCGCGATTGGGCCACCGACAAGCATCATGTCACCGACGATATTCCCTATGGCGGAGGCGGCGGCATGGTGATGAAACCTGATCCAATGTTTAATGCCGTTGAAGAAGTGACCGGCACACCGCCAACTTGCCCGGTGGTGCTCCTCACCCCCCAGGGACGCCTGTTCTCGCAGGCTGTCGCCCACGAATTAGCAGCACATCCCCGCATCGCGCTCATCGCCGGACGCTACGAAGGCCTCGATGAACGCGTGCGCCAGCATCTCGTCACCGATGAAATCTCGATTGGCGATTACGTGCTAACGGGCGGAGAATTGCCTGCCCTGGTACTCATCGATGCCATCACGCGCCTGCTCCCCGATGTACTCGGTGACCCCAAAGCGCCGCAAAAAGATTCCCACGCCAAGGGCTTGCTCGAACATCCGCATTACACCCGCCCGGCAGAATTCCGCGGCTGGGGTGTGCCCGATATACTGCGCTCCGGCGACCATGCCCGTATTGACCGCTGGCGACGCGAACAATCGCTGCTGCGTACCCTTGAACGCAGACCCGATATGCTCGAAAGTGCAATATTAACGGACGAAGATCGAAAATTTCTTAATCAGTTAAAGGTTGAAAATTAA
- a CDS encoding SLC45 family MFS transporter has translation MKFNYGKIFLLGFGFFGVSVLWSVYNAFVPIFLADRFGLAPAWIGFFMTLDNLAALFIQPPVGAWSDKLRSPIGRRMPFILIGAPISALAFGIIPVAAVLPLFVAGTTTLLLSMALWRTPVVALMPDITPSNKRSQANGIINFMGGIGAIIAFLIGGQLYAINPAYPFWMGSVLVILSALLVFIFVKEPKDFEAAEKQPNMFASLKEVWQDNDKSAMRLFLAIFFWFVGYNAIEAFFTLYSVNHLGLTAGDGAGMLGHLSLLFVAFALISGFIGGRIGRRVTISAGLIMLAALIGVMFVLPPGLLATPLTKLPVLGTVRVISLLLMGSGIAWALININSLPMVVDMVEDARIGTFTGLYYLFSTMAAIAGPNINGWIIQLSNENYNSVMLVAPLFMIGALILMWGVRRGEAKITTV, from the coding sequence ATGAAATTCAATTATGGCAAAATCTTCTTGCTCGGCTTTGGCTTTTTTGGCGTCAGCGTTTTGTGGAGCGTCTACAATGCCTTTGTGCCCATCTTCCTGGCCGACCGTTTTGGCCTGGCTCCGGCATGGATTGGCTTCTTTATGACACTCGACAATCTCGCCGCCCTGTTCATCCAGCCCCCGGTGGGCGCCTGGTCTGATAAATTACGCTCGCCCATCGGCAGGCGTATGCCGTTTATTCTCATCGGCGCGCCGATTTCGGCGTTAGCCTTTGGCATTATCCCTGTGGCGGCAGTATTGCCCCTTTTCGTGGCAGGCACCACCACCCTGCTGTTGAGTATGGCGCTGTGGCGCACCCCCGTCGTCGCCCTGATGCCCGATATCACCCCCTCCAATAAGCGCTCCCAGGCCAACGGCATCATCAATTTCATGGGCGGCATCGGCGCAATTATCGCCTTTCTCATCGGCGGCCAACTCTACGCCATAAATCCGGCCTATCCATTCTGGATGGGATCAGTGCTGGTAATACTTTCGGCGCTATTGGTTTTCATTTTTGTCAAAGAACCCAAAGATTTTGAGGCCGCCGAAAAACAGCCCAATATGTTTGCCAGCCTCAAGGAAGTCTGGCAAGACAATGATAAAAGCGCCATGCGCCTGTTTTTGGCGATCTTCTTTTGGTTTGTGGGCTACAATGCCATTGAGGCCTTCTTCACGCTATACTCCGTCAACCATCTCGGCCTGACCGCAGGCGATGGAGCAGGAATGTTGGGGCATCTTTCGCTGCTCTTTGTGGCTTTTGCCCTGATCTCCGGCTTTATCGGTGGACGCATAGGCCGCCGGGTGACGATTTCTGCCGGGCTAATTATGCTGGCCGCGCTCATTGGGGTAATGTTTGTGCTGCCTCCCGGCCTGCTGGCTACCCCGCTGACAAAATTGCCCGTACTGGGAACCGTACGCGTGATCAGCCTGTTGCTGATGGGCAGCGGCATTGCCTGGGCGCTGATTAATATCAACTCGCTGCCCATGGTGGTCGATATGGTTGAAGATGCCCGCATCGGTACCTTTACCGGTTTGTATTATCTGTTCTCCACAATGGCGGCCATCGCCGGGCCAAATATCAATGGCTGGATCATCCAATTAAGCAATGAAAACTACAACAGCGTCATGCTGGTGGCTCCGCTCTTTATGATCGGCGCGCTAATCCTAATGTGGGGTGTGCGCCGCGGCGAAGCGAAAATAACCACGGTATAA
- the hrcA gene encoding heat-inducible transcription repressor HrcA: protein MGNLSERQKLILALVIREYVEKVNPIGSERLVEDYALNVSSATVRNEMAALTEQGYLDKPHKMAGSIPTEEGYRYFVSQLMGRATLPSDTRHTIQHQFYQARSDIDQWMRLAASVLARQSRGAALVTSLHPEHARLKHIELIATRGRQVLMVLVLDGGEIRQQMLKLAEPVAQDKLSATARWINEVLQKKDAHEIIALLSQTQDDLKSDILQLTVDEMQRSDNVLAGDIYRDGLANVLAEPEFLEPGVAHRALRFWEERSQLEDLLSQTVLSPETSGIHVLIGGDGTWEDLSDCAVVLSRYGVPGVATGAIGVLGPARMTYAHTISTVQFVANLLSELVGDTLSNERYEE, encoded by the coding sequence ATGGGCAACCTATCTGAACGTCAAAAACTCATCCTGGCGCTGGTCATTCGGGAATATGTTGAGAAAGTCAACCCGATTGGCTCTGAGCGGCTGGTAGAAGATTATGCTCTCAATGTCAGTTCGGCCACGGTGCGCAACGAAATGGCCGCCCTGACGGAGCAAGGCTATCTCGACAAGCCCCACAAGATGGCTGGCAGCATCCCTACCGAGGAAGGCTACCGCTATTTTGTCAGCCAACTCATGGGGCGAGCGACATTACCCTCGGATACGCGCCATACCATCCAGCATCAGTTCTACCAGGCGCGGAGTGATATTGACCAATGGATGCGCCTGGCTGCCTCAGTATTGGCGCGACAATCGCGCGGCGCGGCGCTGGTAACTTCTTTGCACCCGGAACACGCCCGCCTGAAACACATCGAACTCATCGCCACGCGTGGCCGACAGGTTTTGATGGTATTGGTACTCGATGGCGGCGAAATCCGCCAACAAATGCTCAAACTAGCCGAACCCGTCGCCCAGGATAAGCTCAGCGCCACGGCGCGCTGGATCAATGAAGTTTTGCAGAAAAAAGACGCTCACGAAATCATCGCTTTGCTATCTCAAACACAGGACGATCTCAAGAGCGATATTTTACAACTTACCGTGGATGAAATGCAGCGCTCTGACAATGTGCTGGCCGGTGATATTTACCGCGACGGGCTGGCTAACGTGCTCGCCGAACCCGAATTCCTCGAACCGGGCGTCGCCCACCGCGCGTTGCGCTTCTGGGAAGAACGTTCCCAACTCGAAGATCTGCTCTCGCAAACCGTGCTCTCCCCCGAAACCAGCGGCATCCATGTGCTGATCGGCGGTGACGGCACCTGGGAAGACCTGAGCGACTGCGCCGTGGTGCTCTCTCGTTATGGCGTTCCCGGCGTGGCAACCGGCGCCATCGGCGTTCTCGGCCCCGCCCGCATGACCTACGCCCACACCATCTCCACTGTGCAGTTTGTTGCCAATTTACTCAGCGAACTGGTCGGTGATACGCTGTCCAATGAAAGGTATGAAGAATAA